In the Scomber japonicus isolate fScoJap1 chromosome 18, fScoJap1.pri, whole genome shotgun sequence genome, one interval contains:
- the LOC128379175 gene encoding RING finger protein 222, translating to MAFSKEDVQEDAPECPVCYECLSGTERTLSCGHVFCHDCLVKTLVSVNRDGNIRYTIVCPICRHHTFIKRQQEVSVIPTADKDSDEGQTLEVPLPLPLGQLQSARSSATDSLPRSVNWISRCFRGVSERARRQRMISPSHKTSQIFIISAEGRPMVEDDAISVVMTVVQPHRRRRRRICTTAQCLIILLSAFTILALVAATLPWILLA from the coding sequence atggCATTTTCTAAGGAAGATGTGCAGGAGGACGCACCAGAGTGTCCGGTGTGCTATGAGTGCCTGTCGGGCACTGAAAGGACTCTGAGCTGTGGACATGTATTCTGCCACGATTGTCTGGTCAAAACGTTGGTCAGCGTCAACAGGGATGGGAACATCAGATATACTATCGTTTGCCCTATCTGCCGACATCATACATTCATCAAGAGACAACAAGAAGTGTCGGTGATCCCCACGGCGGACAAAGATTCAGATGAGGGGCAGACCCTGGAGGTGCCTCTTCCTCTGCCACTGGGACAGCTCCAGAGCGCACGGAGCTCCGCCACGGACAGTTTACCGAGGAGCGTTAATTGGATTTCTCGATGCTTTAGGGGGGTCTCTGAGCGAGCCCGTCGACAGAGGATGATCAGCCCCAGCCATAAGACATCCCAAATCTTCATCATAAGCGCTGAAGGGCGACCCATGGTTGAAGATGATGCGATCAGCGTTGTGATGACTGTGGTTCAACCTCATCGCCGGCGAAGGCGTAGGATTTGCACAACCGCGCAATGCCTGATTATTCTGCTGTCGGCATTTACTATACTTGCACTGGTAGCTGCAACCTTACCGTGGATTTTATTGGCATAG